Proteins encoded by one window of Microbacterium testaceum:
- a CDS encoding transglycosylase SLT domain-containing protein, which yields MTSGSELSRASTSRVARRGASVDVVPPSLPHRSSPRWSRRRGVVGVFGAAAAVLFVGAYVGPMGASLLPAQAEEPHTVTLYAEGLGDTQAVSTSGEKQAPQLDRASYNVYVKPKPTPTPTPTPSREKDSGSGSSSGNAGPMLYTGGGAPAEWMAAAGISESDMGFVDYIVSRESGWNPNATNRSSGACGLVQALPCSKVPGNGYDPVDNLRWGTGYATGRYGGWAGAYAFWSANHWW from the coding sequence GTGACTTCTGGTTCGGAACTTTCGCGCGCATCCACGTCCCGTGTCGCCCGCCGGGGCGCCTCGGTCGACGTGGTCCCGCCGTCTCTCCCGCACCGTTCCAGCCCCCGCTGGTCGCGTCGTCGCGGTGTGGTCGGCGTCTTCGGGGCTGCGGCCGCGGTCTTGTTCGTCGGTGCCTACGTCGGCCCGATGGGCGCCTCTCTGCTGCCGGCCCAGGCCGAGGAGCCGCACACGGTCACCCTGTACGCCGAGGGTCTCGGCGACACGCAGGCCGTGTCGACCTCGGGCGAGAAGCAGGCGCCGCAACTCGACCGGGCCAGCTACAACGTCTACGTCAAGCCGAAGCCGACGCCCACCCCGACGCCGACGCCGTCCCGCGAGAAGGACTCCGGCTCCGGTTCGTCCTCGGGCAACGCCGGTCCCATGCTCTACACCGGCGGTGGCGCTCCCGCCGAGTGGATGGCCGCGGCCGGCATCTCCGAATCCGACATGGGCTTCGTGGACTACATCGTCAGTCGCGAGAGCGGCTGGAACCCGAACGCGACGAACCGCTCGTCCGGCGCCTGCGGCCTCGTGCAGGCCCTTCCGTGCAGCAAGGTCCCCGGCAACGGCTACGACCCGGTCGACAATCTGCGCTGGGGAACCGGCTACGCCACCGGGCGTTACGGCGGATGGGCCGGCGCCTACGCGTTCTGGTCCGCCAACCACTGGTGGTGA
- the frr gene encoding ribosome recycling factor, translating to MISDVLADAGARMDRAVEAAKEDFATVRTGRANPQMFQKVLVDYYGSPTPLAQLASLNNPEARTLVINPYDKSALKAIEQAIRDMPNLGVNPTNDGNIVRVTMPELTQDRRKEYVKIVRGKGEDAKVQVRNLRRKAKDDLDALKSDVGEDELVRAEKELDTVTRTHVDLIDEALKRKEAELLEV from the coding sequence ATGATTTCCGATGTCCTCGCCGATGCCGGAGCGCGTATGGATCGCGCCGTGGAGGCCGCCAAGGAAGACTTCGCGACGGTCCGTACCGGACGCGCGAACCCCCAGATGTTCCAGAAGGTGCTGGTCGACTACTACGGCTCGCCCACCCCGCTGGCTCAGCTCGCCTCGCTGAACAACCCCGAGGCGCGCACTCTCGTCATCAACCCGTACGACAAGTCGGCGTTGAAGGCGATCGAGCAGGCGATCCGCGACATGCCGAACCTCGGGGTGAACCCGACGAACGACGGCAACATCGTCCGCGTCACCATGCCCGAGCTCACGCAGGACCGCCGCAAGGAGTACGTCAAGATCGTGCGCGGCAAGGGCGAGGACGCCAAGGTGCAGGTCCGCAACCTGCGCCGCAAGGCCAAGGACGACCTCGACGCGCTCAAGAGCGACGTCGGCGAGGACGAGCTGGTCCGCGCCGAGAAGGAGCTCGACACCGTCACGCGCACGCACGTCGACCTCATCGACGAGGCTCTCAAGCGCAAAGAGGCTGAGCTCCTCGAGGTCTGA
- a CDS encoding DivIVA domain-containing protein, producing the protein MTETPIHDTVAATPFPTTSGRTKGYEKRAVDVFLARAREAFEADEVGALRSSEVRAAAFPLVKGGYKVEAVDAALGRVEDAFAAREREHALSRLGARAWVAETRDTAQVVLDRLRRPRGSRFDRVGLLRYGYRVDEVDVVADRVARYLAAGDPVTPDQVRSVAFRMQRGGYRETQVDAVLDAVVEVMLAVG; encoded by the coding sequence ATGACCGAGACGCCGATCCACGACACCGTGGCCGCGACGCCGTTCCCCACGACCTCGGGTCGCACCAAGGGGTACGAGAAGCGCGCGGTCGACGTCTTCCTGGCCCGCGCGCGCGAAGCGTTCGAAGCCGACGAGGTCGGGGCCCTGCGCTCCTCCGAGGTTCGCGCCGCTGCCTTCCCGCTCGTCAAGGGCGGATACAAGGTGGAGGCCGTGGACGCCGCTCTCGGCCGTGTTGAGGACGCCTTCGCCGCGCGGGAGCGCGAGCACGCCCTCTCGCGTCTCGGCGCTCGCGCGTGGGTCGCCGAGACCCGGGACACGGCGCAGGTCGTGCTCGACCGTCTTCGTCGTCCGCGGGGTTCGCGCTTCGATCGCGTCGGCCTCTTGCGCTACGGCTACCGGGTCGACGAGGTGGACGTCGTCGCCGATCGCGTCGCCCGCTACCTCGCGGCGGGTGATCCGGTGACACCCGATCAGGTGCGCTCGGTCGCGTTCCGCATGCAGCGCGGGGGATACCGCGAAACCCAGGTCGACGCCGTCCTCGACGCCGTCGTCGAAGTGATGCTCGCGGTCGGATGA
- a CDS encoding AI-2E family transporter: MKIHNPFRVALLATLGVGVGLLLIGSVQNLSTILLYVGTALFLSLGLDPVVSFLERRGLPRWAAVLVTILAVLGVFAGIIFMVVPIIVSQIAQLVSQIEQLLQPGRWNEIVTDVQAWVSQTLPWLKIDEVWAGIQHWFSTLDVGSISTMIGNSLLTIGGAVAAGLGGAFIVLILTIYFTASTPSLKSAVYQLVPASKRARFIELAEKITDSVGYYVMGQVSLGVINGVLSAIFLSIINAPFPAVLAVIAFFFSLIPLVGTLTGSTIIVLTCLIPGLGTPTWAILAAAIYYLVYMQIEAYVISPRIMNRAVSVPGSVVVISALAGGALLNLLGALIAIPVAASILIIYREVIIPRQNER, from the coding sequence ATGAAGATTCACAATCCCTTTCGGGTGGCTCTGCTCGCCACGCTCGGCGTCGGAGTCGGCCTGCTGCTCATCGGCAGCGTCCAGAACCTGTCGACGATCCTGCTGTACGTGGGCACGGCGTTGTTCCTGTCTCTCGGCCTCGACCCCGTCGTGTCGTTCCTCGAGCGTCGAGGTCTCCCCCGCTGGGCGGCGGTGCTGGTGACGATCCTGGCGGTGCTCGGCGTCTTCGCCGGGATCATCTTCATGGTCGTCCCGATCATCGTGAGCCAGATCGCCCAGCTGGTGTCCCAGATCGAGCAGCTGCTGCAGCCCGGTCGGTGGAACGAGATCGTCACCGACGTGCAGGCCTGGGTGTCGCAGACCCTCCCCTGGCTGAAGATCGACGAGGTCTGGGCGGGGATCCAGCACTGGTTCTCCACGCTCGACGTCGGCAGCATCTCCACGATGATCGGCAACAGCCTCCTCACCATCGGCGGCGCCGTCGCGGCCGGCCTGGGCGGCGCGTTCATCGTGCTGATCCTCACGATCTACTTCACGGCATCCACTCCCTCGCTGAAGTCGGCCGTCTACCAGCTGGTCCCGGCCTCGAAGCGCGCCCGATTCATCGAGCTGGCCGAGAAGATCACCGACTCCGTCGGCTACTACGTCATGGGGCAGGTCAGCCTCGGAGTCATCAACGGTGTCCTGAGCGCCATCTTCCTGTCGATCATCAACGCGCCCTTCCCGGCCGTGCTGGCGGTCATCGCCTTCTTCTTCTCGCTCATCCCCCTGGTGGGCACCCTCACGGGGTCGACGATCATCGTGCTGACGTGCCTCATCCCGGGCCTCGGCACCCCCACGTGGGCGATCCTCGCCGCCGCGATCTACTACCTCGTGTACATGCAGATCGAGGCGTACGTGATCTCGCCGCGCATCATGAACCGCGCGGTCTCGGTGCCGGGATCCGTCGTCGTGATCTCGGCGTTGGCCGGCGGCGCCCTGTTGAACCTGCTCGGCGCGCTCATCGCGATCCCGGTCGCCGCGAGCATCCTCATCATCTACCGCGAGGTCATCATCCCGCGGCAGAACGAACGCTGA
- a CDS encoding tetratricopeptide repeat protein, whose protein sequence is MSTPAPGSVMRGAVDLSSLRNRPQPPAAPASGAPATPPRPAGALPLVFDVTDETFGEVLELSRTVPVVIDLWAEWCGPCKQLSPVLEKVVAELAGRLVLAKVDVDANPQLAQGFRAQSIPMVLALVAGQPVPLFTGAVPEQQVRDVFAQLLQLAAQHGVTGTVPVEGAPSADAPAAEPELPPLHAEAFAAIEEGDYARAITAYEQALAENPRDADARAGLGQVRLLDRVQDADLQAARAAAAADPTGLEAQFLVADLDVVGGHVDDAFGRLLDLFAALPADERAPARERLLELFGLVGDEDARVIRARSRLASLLF, encoded by the coding sequence GTGAGCACTCCCGCCCCCGGTTCCGTGATGCGCGGTGCCGTCGACCTCTCGTCGTTGCGCAACCGTCCCCAGCCGCCGGCGGCACCCGCCTCCGGCGCCCCCGCGACGCCCCCGCGCCCCGCCGGCGCGCTGCCCCTGGTCTTCGACGTGACCGATGAGACGTTCGGTGAGGTCCTCGAGCTCTCGCGCACCGTCCCGGTCGTCATCGATCTGTGGGCCGAGTGGTGCGGGCCGTGCAAGCAGCTGAGCCCCGTGCTCGAGAAGGTGGTCGCCGAGCTCGCCGGCCGCCTGGTGCTCGCCAAGGTCGACGTCGACGCGAACCCGCAGCTCGCGCAGGGCTTCCGCGCCCAGTCGATCCCCATGGTGCTCGCGCTCGTGGCGGGTCAGCCGGTGCCCCTGTTCACCGGGGCCGTCCCCGAGCAGCAGGTGCGCGACGTGTTCGCCCAGCTTCTGCAGCTCGCCGCTCAGCACGGCGTAACCGGTACCGTCCCGGTCGAGGGCGCCCCCTCCGCCGATGCCCCCGCTGCGGAGCCCGAGCTGCCCCCACTGCACGCGGAGGCGTTCGCCGCGATCGAAGAGGGCGACTACGCCCGCGCCATCACCGCCTACGAGCAGGCCCTCGCCGAGAACCCGCGCGACGCCGACGCGCGCGCCGGTCTCGGACAGGTGCGTCTGCTGGACCGCGTCCAGGACGCCGACCTCCAGGCGGCCCGTGCCGCGGCGGCCGCCGACCCGACCGGGCTCGAGGCACAGTTCCTCGTCGCGGATCTCGACGTCGTGGGCGGGCATGTCGACGACGCCTTCGGCCGTCTGCTCGACCTCTTCGCCGCGCTTCCCGCGGATGAGCGCGCGCCGGCGCGCGAGCGTCTGCTCGAGCTCTTCGGCCTCGTCGGCGACGAGGACGCGCGAGTGATCCGCGCCCGCTCGCGACTGGCCTCGTTGCTCTTCTGA
- a CDS encoding glycosyl transferase: MRFVWAVVAFVIAAAMIGAGIAQRTVFHGPSETSANVQTDGSTAFTLIDGAVLTSVPGAQTLRVQGDGAVFVSYGRTADVTAWLADVPYTAVTLDGAGTVQTSQVAPTVTPASGAATTGRSPVDSDLWLDEFEQTGSLSTTLQLPSDMSVLVASDGTAPAPSTVSLTWPIDDSTPWAGPLIVGGGIVLLAGLVLYLLGIRHVRRQRRPRRKGLPLPVTEPISTVDADAESKGVVSQSPGRRGGSRVRGALRGRRALVAVPALGVSITLLAGCSADAWPQLAATESPSPTPTVIVPDGQFPPAVTEAQAQRIVAKVSSTVAQADASLDANVVAERLSGPALAERQTNYKLRAAIPDRPALPAIPAEPVQIVLPQTTGTWPRTLMTVVESADAATPTTTIMMMTQQTPWEEYKASYVGNLEASTNLPELAAPYVGATQVPPDSSFLVMAPEKVAAAYADVINNGQNSASFARFDTANDLLLSAIQDNKTKRTDELNQTGAGTAEISFSASAGAATPIALATLDTGAIVAVNVYESDTAKPTNKDAVIKLDNNPAVKALTGVDQSATGFTTTYSDQVFFYVPSQGSDDQIRLLGYRSSLLEAKVSP; this comes from the coding sequence GTGAGATTCGTCTGGGCCGTGGTGGCATTCGTCATCGCTGCCGCCATGATCGGTGCCGGTATTGCCCAAAGGACCGTGTTCCACGGCCCTTCGGAGACCTCGGCCAACGTGCAGACCGACGGCTCGACGGCGTTCACGCTGATCGACGGCGCGGTGCTGACGAGCGTCCCCGGGGCGCAGACCCTGCGCGTCCAAGGCGATGGGGCGGTGTTCGTCTCGTACGGACGCACCGCCGACGTCACCGCGTGGCTCGCCGACGTCCCCTACACCGCGGTGACGCTCGACGGCGCCGGCACCGTTCAGACCTCCCAGGTCGCGCCGACGGTCACCCCCGCCTCGGGCGCCGCGACCACCGGACGATCGCCCGTGGACTCCGACCTCTGGCTCGACGAGTTCGAACAGACCGGATCGCTGTCGACCACTCTGCAGCTCCCGTCCGACATGAGCGTGCTCGTCGCTTCCGACGGAACGGCCCCCGCCCCCTCGACCGTCAGCCTCACCTGGCCGATCGACGACTCCACGCCGTGGGCCGGTCCGCTCATCGTCGGCGGCGGAATCGTCCTTCTGGCCGGTCTGGTGCTCTACCTGCTCGGCATCCGTCACGTCCGACGTCAGCGTCGTCCGCGCCGCAAGGGGCTGCCCCTTCCGGTCACCGAGCCGATTTCGACGGTCGACGCGGATGCCGAGAGCAAGGGCGTCGTGAGCCAGAGCCCCGGTCGCCGCGGAGGGTCGCGAGTCCGTGGTGCCCTGCGCGGTCGCCGCGCTCTGGTCGCCGTCCCCGCGCTGGGCGTGTCGATCACTCTGCTGGCGGGATGCTCGGCTGACGCGTGGCCGCAGCTCGCGGCGACCGAGTCGCCGAGTCCTACTCCGACGGTGATCGTCCCGGATGGGCAGTTCCCGCCGGCGGTCACCGAGGCGCAGGCGCAGCGCATCGTGGCGAAGGTCTCGTCGACCGTCGCGCAGGCCGATGCCTCGCTCGACGCGAACGTCGTCGCCGAACGGCTGTCGGGCCCGGCTCTCGCGGAGCGGCAGACCAATTACAAGCTGCGCGCCGCGATCCCCGACCGACCCGCCCTGCCCGCGATCCCGGCGGAGCCCGTGCAGATCGTGCTGCCGCAGACCACGGGAACGTGGCCGCGCACCCTCATGACGGTGGTGGAGTCGGCGGATGCCGCAACCCCCACGACCACGATCATGATGATGACGCAGCAGACGCCGTGGGAGGAGTACAAGGCCTCGTACGTCGGCAACCTCGAGGCCTCGACGAACCTTCCCGAGCTCGCGGCGCCCTACGTCGGTGCCACGCAGGTTCCGCCGGACTCGTCCTTCCTCGTCATGGCGCCCGAGAAGGTGGCCGCCGCCTACGCGGATGTCATCAACAACGGCCAGAACAGCGCCTCGTTCGCGAGGTTCGACACGGCGAACGACCTGTTGCTTTCGGCGATCCAGGACAACAAGACCAAGCGCACCGACGAACTCAACCAGACCGGTGCGGGAACGGCGGAGATCAGCTTCTCGGCCTCCGCGGGAGCCGCGACCCCCATCGCGCTGGCGACGCTCGACACCGGTGCGATCGTCGCGGTCAACGTGTACGAGAGCGACACCGCGAAGCCCACCAACAAGGACGCCGTGATCAAGCTGGACAACAACCCGGCGGTCAAGGCCCTGACCGGTGTCGACCAGTCGGCGACAGGCTTCACCACGACATACTCCGACCAGGTGTTCTTCTACGTGCCCAGCCAGGGCTCCGACGATCAGATCCGCCTGCTCGGCTACCGATCCAGCCTCCTCGAAGCGAAGGTGTCCCCGTGA
- a CDS encoding murein hydrolase activator EnvC family protein: protein MIPASARLITLALLTATLLVSPPAEASDGDPLGDLAWVWPAIPARVVRPFIAPAHLYGPGHRGLDLAGDSVRSPADGRVAFVGAVAGRDIVTIDHGDGLVTTLEPVVTDLNVGAFVARASPVGRVDDGGHAGPATVHFGVRWNGEYVNPLRLLGGVPRAVLLPCCER from the coding sequence ATGATCCCGGCATCCGCCCGCCTCATCACTCTCGCCCTTCTGACGGCGACGCTCCTCGTCTCGCCGCCCGCTGAAGCGTCCGACGGCGACCCGCTCGGCGACCTCGCCTGGGTGTGGCCCGCGATTCCGGCCCGGGTGGTGCGGCCGTTCATCGCCCCTGCTCACTTGTACGGTCCGGGTCACCGCGGGCTCGATCTCGCGGGAGATTCGGTCCGGTCCCCCGCGGATGGCCGCGTCGCCTTCGTGGGGGCCGTAGCCGGGCGCGACATCGTGACCATCGACCACGGCGACGGCCTCGTGACGACGCTGGAACCCGTGGTCACCGACCTGAATGTGGGTGCTTTCGTCGCGCGCGCGTCACCGGTGGGGCGGGTGGACGACGGTGGGCACGCCGGCCCCGCGACCGTCCACTTCGGGGTGCGGTGGAACGGTGAGTACGTGAATCCGCTGCGGCTGCTGGGCGGCGTCCCGCGAGCGGTGCTGCTGCCCTGCTGCGAGAGGTGA
- the rpsB gene encoding 30S ribosomal protein S2, translated as MAVVTIRQLLDSGVHFGHQTRRWNPKVKRFILTERSGIHIIDLQQSLGYIDKAYEFVKETVAHGGTILFVGTKKQAQEVLAEQATRVGQPYVNQRWLGGLLTNFQTVSKRLARMKELEELDYENPAESGFTKKELLLKKRELDKLHKSLGGIRNLQKTPSAIWVVDAKREHLAVDEAKKLGIPVIGILDTNADPDEFQYPIPGNDDAIRSVSLLTRIIADAAAEGLIQRHQPAGEEEAAEPLAEWERELLETPAESTDEAPAAEATEAPAAESTEAAETEAADAEATDSK; from the coding sequence ATGGCCGTCGTCACCATCCGCCAGCTGCTCGACAGCGGCGTTCACTTCGGACACCAGACCCGCCGGTGGAACCCGAAGGTGAAGCGCTTCATTCTGACCGAGCGCTCGGGCATCCACATCATCGACCTCCAGCAGTCGCTCGGCTACATCGACAAGGCGTACGAGTTCGTCAAGGAGACCGTCGCGCACGGCGGCACCATCCTCTTCGTCGGCACCAAGAAGCAGGCGCAGGAAGTCCTCGCCGAGCAGGCGACCCGCGTGGGCCAGCCCTACGTCAACCAGCGCTGGCTCGGTGGCCTCCTCACCAACTTCCAGACGGTGTCGAAGCGCCTCGCCCGCATGAAGGAGCTCGAGGAGCTCGACTACGAGAACCCGGCCGAGAGCGGCTTCACCAAAAAGGAGCTCCTGCTCAAGAAGCGCGAGCTCGACAAGCTGCACAAGTCGCTCGGTGGTATCCGCAACCTGCAGAAGACCCCCTCGGCGATCTGGGTCGTCGACGCCAAGCGCGAGCACCTCGCGGTCGACGAGGCCAAGAAGCTCGGCATCCCCGTGATCGGCATCCTCGACACGAACGCCGACCCCGACGAGTTCCAGTACCCGATCCCCGGCAACGACGACGCGATCCGCTCGGTGAGCCTGCTCACGCGCATCATCGCCGACGCCGCCGCCGAGGGCCTCATCCAGCGCCACCAGCCCGCCGGTGAAGAAGAGGCCGCCGAGCCCCTCGCCGAGTGGGAGCGCGAGCTGCTCGAGACCCCCGCCGAGTCGACCGACGAGGCTCCCGCCGCTGAGGCGACCGAGGCCCCGGCCGCCGAGTCGACCGAGGCCGCCGAGACCGAGGCCGCTGACGCCGAGGCAACCGACAGCAAGTAA
- a CDS encoding alpha/beta hydrolase gives MEIRGPVLLPARREDVELRTVDELTLVGELALPADRDPVATLVTLHPLPTAGGFMDSHILRKAAGRLPALADLAVLRFNTRGTTSPRGTSDGAFDGGANECFDVAAAVDFVRERGLPRPWLVGWSFGTELALKYGRDHDIEGVILLSPPLHRATADEVAAWAGDERRMVVLVPEFDDYLRPDEARERFSSVPDATLIAVEGGKHLWVGETQTRRVLTEIVAAVNPDALPLPVEWDGEIAG, from the coding sequence ATGGAGATTCGCGGACCCGTTCTTCTGCCCGCCCGTCGCGAGGACGTCGAGCTGCGCACGGTCGACGAGCTGACCCTGGTGGGCGAGCTGGCGCTCCCGGCCGATCGCGACCCGGTCGCCACCCTGGTCACGCTTCACCCCCTGCCCACGGCGGGCGGTTTCATGGACTCGCACATCCTGCGTAAGGCGGCGGGCCGGTTGCCGGCGTTGGCCGACCTCGCGGTGCTGCGTTTCAACACGCGGGGAACGACGTCTCCGCGCGGGACGAGCGACGGGGCCTTTGACGGGGGTGCGAACGAGTGCTTCGACGTCGCGGCCGCCGTCGATTTCGTCCGTGAGCGCGGTCTTCCGCGGCCGTGGCTCGTCGGCTGGTCGTTCGGCACCGAGCTGGCGCTCAAGTATGGTCGCGATCACGATATCGAGGGCGTCATCCTGCTCTCGCCCCCGCTGCACCGCGCGACGGCCGACGAGGTCGCCGCCTGGGCGGGCGACGAGCGCCGCATGGTCGTGCTCGTCCCCGAGTTCGACGACTACCTGCGTCCCGACGAGGCCCGCGAGCGATTCTCGTCGGTACCGGATGCCACGCTCATCGCGGTCGAGGGCGGCAAGCACCTGTGGGTCGGCGAGACGCAGACCCGTCGCGTGCTCACCGAGATCGTCGCGGCGGTCAACCCGGACGCCCTGCCACTTCCGGTGGAGTGGGACGGCGAGATCGCGGGCTGA
- the pyrH gene encoding UMP kinase, producing the protein MIDEATKRRRVLLKLSGEAFGGGQLGVNPDVVGQIAREIAEAVDRVDIAIVVGGGNFFRGAELSQRGMDRGRADYMGMLGTVMNSLALQDFLEQAGAATRVQSAISMTQVAEPYIPRRAVRHLEKGRVVIFGAGAGLPYFSTDTVAAQRALEIGATEVLVAKNGVDGVYTADPNVDPTATKLDHVTYNDALQKGLKVVDSTAFSLCMDNGMDMRVFGMEPAGNVTRALLGETMGTLVTA; encoded by the coding sequence GTGATCGATGAAGCCACCAAGCGCCGCCGAGTTCTGCTGAAGCTGTCGGGGGAGGCGTTCGGCGGCGGCCAACTGGGCGTGAATCCCGACGTCGTGGGCCAGATCGCCCGTGAGATCGCCGAGGCCGTCGACCGCGTCGACATCGCCATCGTCGTCGGCGGGGGCAACTTCTTCCGCGGCGCCGAGCTCAGCCAGCGCGGCATGGACCGCGGGCGGGCCGACTACATGGGAATGCTCGGCACCGTGATGAACTCCCTCGCGCTGCAGGACTTCCTTGAGCAGGCGGGGGCCGCCACGCGCGTGCAGTCCGCCATCTCGATGACCCAAGTCGCGGAGCCCTACATCCCGCGTCGTGCTGTCCGTCACCTCGAAAAGGGTCGCGTCGTGATCTTCGGCGCCGGCGCCGGACTGCCGTACTTCTCCACCGACACCGTCGCCGCCCAGCGCGCGCTCGAGATCGGAGCGACCGAGGTCCTCGTCGCGAAGAACGGCGTCGACGGGGTCTACACGGCCGACCCGAACGTGGATCCGACGGCCACGAAGCTCGACCACGTCACCTACAACGACGCCCTGCAGAAGGGTCTGAAGGTCGTGGACTCCACGGCGTTCAGCCTCTGCATGGACAACGGAATGGATATGCGCGTGTTCGGCATGGAGCCGGCCGGAAACGTCACCCGGGCCCTTCTCGGCGAGACGATGGGCACCCTCGTCACCGCATGA
- a CDS encoding phosphatidate cytidylyltransferase, with protein MPDAPEIGDSEPVDPSVSPRRADSARRSPTTGEGVTAIESQLRAMRSDADQRIAHARAEFDQANERIKQRTGRDLIVATLIGVGIGVIVIASLIFVKWLFVLFAAAAMVLGVLEFSRALQVAGRRVDVVPQLVMGFLLLLSGFFLGPWVHWIATLVAVVVVIVWRLTAQMFAADGRAHIEVIGDVLVASFVQLYVPFLTSVAMILLAQPRGEWWVLAFLILAVAADTGAYVSGLTFGRGGRHPMAPRISPKKTWEGFAGACVAALVAGALLAAFMLQVPWWAGLIFGAVVLATATVGDLGESMLKRDLGIKDMSSWLPGHGGVLDRLDSILPSATAALVMFYLLSPLGVS; from the coding sequence ATGCCCGACGCTCCCGAGATCGGCGACAGCGAGCCGGTCGATCCGTCCGTCTCGCCGCGCCGGGCCGATTCAGCGCGCCGTTCGCCGACCACGGGCGAGGGGGTGACCGCAATCGAGTCGCAGCTGCGCGCGATGCGGTCGGACGCCGATCAGCGGATCGCGCACGCCCGCGCCGAGTTCGACCAGGCCAACGAGCGGATCAAGCAGCGCACGGGGCGCGACCTCATCGTGGCGACCCTGATCGGTGTCGGCATCGGCGTGATCGTCATCGCCTCGCTGATCTTCGTCAAGTGGCTGTTCGTCCTGTTCGCGGCCGCCGCGATGGTGCTGGGCGTCCTCGAGTTCTCGCGCGCCCTCCAGGTGGCGGGGCGTCGCGTCGATGTGGTCCCGCAGCTCGTCATGGGGTTCCTGCTCCTGCTGAGCGGGTTCTTCCTGGGCCCGTGGGTGCACTGGATCGCCACCCTCGTCGCCGTCGTCGTCGTGATCGTCTGGCGCCTGACGGCCCAGATGTTCGCCGCCGACGGTCGCGCTCACATCGAGGTGATCGGCGACGTCCTCGTCGCGAGCTTCGTGCAGCTGTACGTGCCCTTCCTGACGAGTGTCGCGATGATCCTCCTCGCGCAGCCCCGCGGGGAGTGGTGGGTGCTCGCATTCCTCATCCTGGCGGTGGCGGCCGACACCGGCGCGTACGTCTCGGGCTTGACGTTCGGCCGGGGTGGTCGGCATCCGATGGCCCCCCGCATCAGCCCCAAGAAGACCTGGGAGGGCTTCGCGGGAGCGTGCGTCGCGGCGCTCGTGGCGGGCGCGCTCCTGGCCGCCTTCATGCTGCAGGTGCCGTGGTGGGCCGGTCTCATCTTCGGGGCCGTGGTCCTCGCGACGGCGACCGTGGGCGACCTCGGGGAGTCGATGCTCAAGCGGGACCTGGGCATCAAGGACATGAGCTCGTGGCTTCCGGGTCACGGGGGAGTGCTCGACCGCCTCGACTCGATCCTGCCGTCGGCGACCGCCGCCCTGGTGATGTTCTATCTGCTGTCCCCCCTGGGAGTGTCATGA
- the tsf gene encoding translation elongation factor Ts: MANFTIADIKALREQLGTGMVDTKKALEEADGDVEKAVEILRLKGAKGNAKRADRSTSEGLVAARENNGSVTLLELACETDFVAKNERFIALADKVVDAAAAAGADSVEAALAADADGKTVEQLISDEAAIIGEKVELRRVRTISGDKFEVYLHKTSKDLPPQVGVVLAYSGDDAETARSIAQHISFANPSYLTRDAVPEADVEKEREIVTEISRNEGKPEAALPKIVEGRVNAFFKQVSLLDQDYAKDNKLSVAKVASDAGLTLTDFARFKVGA, translated from the coding sequence ATGGCAAACTTCACGATCGCCGATATCAAGGCGCTGCGCGAGCAGCTCGGCACGGGCATGGTCGACACCAAGAAGGCGCTCGAAGAGGCTGACGGCGACGTCGAGAAGGCCGTCGAGATCCTGCGACTCAAGGGTGCGAAGGGCAACGCCAAGCGCGCCGACCGTTCGACCAGCGAGGGCCTCGTCGCCGCCCGCGAGAACAACGGTTCCGTCACGCTTCTCGAACTCGCGTGCGAGACCGACTTCGTCGCCAAGAACGAGCGCTTCATCGCTCTGGCCGACAAGGTCGTCGACGCAGCCGCCGCCGCCGGTGCCGACTCGGTCGAGGCCGCCCTGGCCGCCGACGCCGACGGCAAGACCGTCGAGCAGCTCATCTCGGACGAGGCCGCGATCATCGGCGAGAAGGTCGAGCTCCGTCGCGTGCGCACCATCTCGGGCGACAAGTTCGAGGTCTACCTGCACAAGACCAGCAAGGACCTGCCCCCGCAGGTCGGCGTCGTCCTCGCCTACTCGGGCGATGACGCCGAGACCGCTCGCTCGATCGCGCAGCACATCTCGTTCGCCAACCCCTCGTACCTCACCCGCGACGCCGTTCCCGAGGCCGACGTCGAGAAGGAGCGCGAGATCGTCACCGAGATCTCCCGCAACGAGGGCAAGCCCGAGGCCGCGCTGCCGAAGATCGTCGAGGGCCGCGTGAACGCGTTTTTCAAGCAGGTCTCGCTGCTCGACCAGGACTACGCGAAGGACAACAAGCTGTCCGTCGCCAAGGTCGCGTCCGACGCCGGTCTCACGCTGACCGACTTCGCCCGCTTCAAGGTCGGCGCGTAA